Proteins encoded by one window of Chrysiogenes arsenatis DSM 11915:
- a CDS encoding Bax inhibitor-1/YccA family protein, with translation MNTGSTRSIPFPQSQSELSTDAFVAATWNYLNKGLMIAALASLVPVLGGVSGVLSLASIGAVIVLGLMLAFKSENPYVYYAFTAAMGYGVGVNVTFYLTTIGPGVVFQALLLTAAITAGMSMWAMRTTKDLSRLGLPLFGLLIALIVGSLLNIFWLKSSMMEMGISFLGAGIFSLYIAYDMYLIRNRAYPSPVRAAFAVFLDIVNLFLHLLRLLASLSGRD, from the coding sequence ATGAATACTGGATCGACTCGGAGTATCCCTTTTCCACAATCACAGAGCGAGCTTTCGACCGATGCGTTTGTGGCCGCAACTTGGAACTATCTGAACAAAGGGCTGATGATTGCGGCTCTCGCTTCGTTGGTGCCTGTGCTCGGTGGCGTAAGCGGCGTGCTGTCGCTGGCCAGCATCGGAGCCGTTATTGTGCTTGGTCTCATGCTCGCGTTCAAGTCAGAAAACCCGTATGTGTACTATGCGTTTACGGCAGCAATGGGGTATGGTGTTGGGGTAAACGTGACATTTTACTTGACAACCATCGGACCCGGAGTGGTTTTCCAAGCGCTTCTATTGACCGCCGCGATCACCGCAGGCATGAGCATGTGGGCTATGCGGACGACGAAGGATCTTTCGCGTTTAGGATTGCCGCTGTTTGGCCTGTTGATTGCGCTGATTGTCGGGAGTCTACTGAATATTTTCTGGCTGAAAAGCTCTATGATGGAGATGGGAATATCGTTTCTTGGCGCCGGAATTTTTTCGCTTTACATTGCGTATGATATGTATCTGATTCGCAACCGCGCCTATCCGTCACCTGTGCGGGCGGCCTTTGCGGTTTTCCTTGACATCGTGAATCTGTTCTTGCACCTTTTGCGACTCCTTGCTTCGCTTTCTGGGCGCGATTAA
- the hisIE gene encoding bifunctional phosphoribosyl-AMP cyclohydrolase/phosphoribosyl-ATP diphosphatase HisIE, with product MSKFSDSLKYDKSGLVTVIAQEWRTGEILMVAFANSEAVDKTLETGYVHYYSRSRQQLWLKGETSGALQLVKEIRVDCDRDALLIQIDQQKGVACHTGARSCFFDIVQPGNVVFSVLDRLDEVIENRRHASSGSSYVKSLFEKGEDTQLKKIGEEAVEFVCAVKDNDANKMIAEAADVVFHLAIALADKGISFSAVKDELARRFGTSGIAEKASRQP from the coding sequence GTGTCGAAATTTTCAGATTCTTTGAAATATGACAAGAGTGGCCTTGTCACCGTTATCGCACAGGAATGGCGCACTGGCGAAATTCTGATGGTAGCGTTTGCCAACAGCGAAGCGGTTGACAAAACGCTCGAGACTGGATACGTCCACTACTATTCGCGCTCGCGTCAGCAGCTCTGGCTCAAAGGTGAAACCAGTGGCGCACTGCAACTGGTCAAGGAAATCCGGGTAGACTGCGACCGCGATGCCCTGCTTATCCAGATTGACCAGCAAAAAGGGGTTGCTTGCCATACCGGTGCGCGCAGCTGTTTTTTTGATATCGTACAGCCGGGAAACGTAGTTTTTTCTGTCCTCGACCGTCTTGACGAGGTAATAGAAAACCGTCGTCATGCCAGCAGCGGTTCTTCGTACGTCAAATCGTTGTTTGAAAAAGGGGAAGACACGCAACTCAAAAAAATTGGCGAAGAAGCAGTGGAATTCGTCTGTGCCGTGAAGGATAACGACGCCAATAAAATGATTGCCGAAGCGGCTGATGTCGTGTTTCACCTTGCTATCGCACTGGCTGACAAGGGGATTTCGTTCAGTGCCGTGAAAGACGAACTGGCGCGCCGCTTCGGTACCAGCGGCATTGCCGAAAAAGCAAGTCGCCAGCCATAA
- a CDS encoding SDR family oxidoreductase — MEHKNGAIITGGSERLGREMACALAKRGYAVACSWRSNQHGAEETVALIERAGGKAISFQWDAAAVHGSQQELFESLSTALGASVTVLVNNASFFEPSSLANVTFAHVLDNFQVHLFAPMFLGQGFYQFLQAHDSTGGHMINICDQRIYQLSKTRAAYELSKKSLAEFTRMAALTFADRMRVNSISPGPILRATTESDEEFRRLIERYTPLGRQGSAQHCVAALEFLLQCDFIHGSDIPVDGGEHLVGRANA, encoded by the coding sequence ATGGAACACAAAAATGGAGCGATTATCACAGGTGGAAGTGAACGTCTGGGGCGTGAAATGGCGTGTGCTTTGGCAAAGCGGGGATACGCGGTAGCGTGCAGTTGGCGGAGCAATCAACATGGTGCGGAAGAGACGGTTGCTCTCATCGAAAGAGCGGGCGGGAAAGCGATTTCATTTCAGTGGGATGCCGCCGCAGTACACGGTTCACAGCAAGAGTTGTTTGAATCGCTATCGACGGCGCTGGGCGCTTCGGTTACCGTGCTGGTCAATAATGCCAGTTTCTTTGAGCCTTCGTCACTCGCAAACGTAACTTTCGCGCATGTACTGGACAATTTTCAAGTACATCTCTTCGCGCCAATGTTTCTAGGGCAGGGATTCTACCAGTTTTTGCAAGCGCACGACAGCACTGGCGGACATATGATCAACATCTGCGATCAAAGAATATACCAGTTAAGTAAGACGCGCGCGGCGTATGAGCTGAGCAAAAAAAGCTTGGCTGAATTCACCCGCATGGCGGCTCTCACTTTTGCCGACCGGATGCGGGTGAACTCGATTTCGCCAGGACCTATTTTACGAGCCACCACAGAAAGCGACGAAGAGTTTCGTCGCTTGATTGAACGCTACACACCACTTGGACGCCAAGGATCAGCACAGCATTGTGTCGCTGCACTGGAGTTTTTACTGCAGTGTGATTTTATTCATGGAAGCGATATTCCGGTTGATGGCGGCGAGCATTTAGTGGGTCGTGCGAATGCCTGA
- the ybeY gene encoding rRNA maturation RNase YbeY encodes MQVNIDDTCDDPSSCTIVTRTAQQVIQHLAPDARFSVNFLLCDDARIQQINRDFRHKDTPTDVLSFAYFDADAIPPLAEEVEIGDIAISLPRVRENSVTHGVSYQQELEFMVIHGILHVFGYDHETSLEDEQRMRELETQLLKLVESNQTTPTVQ; translated from the coding sequence ATGCAAGTCAACATCGACGACACGTGTGACGATCCATCCTCGTGCACCATCGTCACACGTACCGCGCAGCAGGTGATCCAGCACCTTGCTCCAGATGCTCGTTTTTCCGTTAATTTTCTCCTCTGCGACGACGCGCGCATTCAGCAGATCAACCGCGACTTCCGCCACAAAGACACCCCGACTGACGTTCTGAGCTTTGCGTATTTTGACGCCGACGCCATTCCGCCACTGGCCGAAGAAGTTGAAATCGGCGATATTGCTATTTCGCTCCCCCGCGTTCGGGAAAATAGCGTCACGCATGGCGTAAGTTATCAGCAGGAACTCGAATTTATGGTAATCCACGGAATCCTCCACGTGTTTGGCTACGACCACGAAACTTCACTGGAAGATGAGCAACGCATGCGCGAACTCGAAACGCAATTGCTCAAACTCGTCGAATCCAACCAAACAACACCGACGGTGCAATAA
- a CDS encoding hemolysin family protein: MESALYFESIILFLCLIFSGMFSGSETALTSLSTLKCRHIIEVSNGRANALRIWLRHPNRILTTILIGNNLVNILGSAVATGVAIDLFGSVGIGIATGIMTLIILVIGELIPKTFAKHNAERLALPAIKFLLVIYFTLYPLVLFFTWLTTTFISLSGGKTEHYGPGITEEEIEYIINASSEEGVIHMDKSDMLSSIFEFSATIVKEVMLPKPHVFMLSADLPFNEIVSRIIERGHSRIPIFRGSDDNIVGILFAKDLLKVLRDGTPVKDFSIEKLLRKPIYVPEVKKVDALFQEFKEKRFHFALVVDEYGSFSGIVSMEDLLEEIVGEIRDEYDIREKDLIKEIDGNNWTIDPRINIDDFKAFFDLEEFEHPLEKDGDFDSVGGLITTINDGLPHKGQHFIYGDFEFIVEEVDERKIKMLLFCRKDTSECLLPDPLRED; encoded by the coding sequence ATGGAAAGTGCCTTATACTTTGAATCGATCATCCTTTTTCTTTGCTTGATTTTTTCGGGAATGTTTTCTGGGAGTGAGACGGCTCTTACCTCGCTCAGTACGCTGAAATGTCGCCATATTATAGAAGTATCAAACGGACGTGCCAACGCCCTTAGGATATGGTTGCGGCACCCCAATCGTATCCTGACGACTATTCTCATCGGAAATAATCTGGTGAATATTCTTGGTTCCGCCGTTGCAACGGGTGTGGCAATTGATCTTTTTGGTAGCGTTGGTATTGGTATCGCCACCGGGATAATGACACTTATTATCCTTGTTATTGGCGAGCTTATCCCCAAAACATTCGCAAAACATAACGCTGAAAGACTCGCACTTCCTGCAATTAAATTTCTGTTGGTAATCTATTTTACCTTATACCCACTGGTACTTTTCTTTACGTGGCTCACCACAACATTTATTTCTTTGAGTGGTGGTAAAACCGAGCACTATGGCCCTGGCATCACCGAAGAGGAAATTGAATACATCATCAACGCCAGCTCTGAAGAGGGCGTGATTCATATGGATAAGTCAGACATGCTTTCGTCAATCTTCGAGTTCAGCGCCACGATTGTCAAAGAAGTCATGCTCCCCAAACCCCATGTATTTATGCTGAGTGCTGATCTGCCTTTTAACGAGATTGTCAGCCGCATCATTGAACGCGGCCACTCACGCATCCCAATTTTTCGCGGTTCCGACGATAATATCGTTGGTATTCTTTTTGCGAAAGATCTTTTGAAAGTATTGCGTGATGGTACTCCGGTGAAAGATTTTAGTATTGAAAAGCTTTTGCGCAAACCCATCTACGTTCCAGAAGTCAAAAAAGTCGACGCACTGTTCCAGGAATTTAAAGAGAAGCGCTTCCACTTCGCTCTCGTGGTTGATGAATACGGGTCGTTTAGCGGCATTGTTTCTATGGAAGACCTTCTGGAAGAAATAGTTGGCGAAATTCGTGACGAATATGACATCCGCGAGAAAGACCTTATTAAAGAGATCGACGGCAACAACTGGACGATTGACCCACGCATTAATATCGACGATTTCAAGGCCTTTTTCGATTTGGAAGAATTTGAGCACCCGCTCGAAAAAGATGGCGACTTCGACAGTGTCGGCGGTTTGATTACGACCATCAACGACGGACTCCCCCACAAAGGGCAGCATTTTATCTATGGCGATTTTGAATTTATTGTTGAAGAAGTGGATGAGCGCAAAATCAAGATGCTCCTCTTCTGCCGTAAAGATACCAGTGAGTGCCTTCTGCCCGACCCACTCAGAGAAGATTAG
- the era gene encoding GTPase Era, with amino-acid sequence MSFKSGFVGIIGRPNVGKSTLMATILGQKISIISDKPQTTRNRILGVWHTPDAQVIFVDTPGVHRGKHSINTFMLKSALSVLDDTDLILLMVDYRETGGEEFDLIRHELARMPKGRNVILIINKIDLAPKKEAILLAIERLKETYPFRHIVPISATTGENLTALIPLIIEALPEGPRYFPEDMITDRSERFLVAEFIREKIFHLTHDEIPHSVAVTIDSFTEEPKIVKIEATIHVERQSQKGIIIGKKGAVLREIGTTARIDLEALLGVKIFLQLFVRVSDDWRKQQSRLREFGYSDQSQ; translated from the coding sequence ATGTCATTTAAATCAGGCTTTGTCGGCATCATCGGTCGCCCGAACGTTGGCAAATCGACCCTTATGGCGACTATCCTCGGCCAGAAAATCAGCATTATCAGCGATAAACCGCAAACCACGCGTAACCGCATCCTTGGTGTGTGGCATACACCGGACGCACAGGTGATTTTTGTCGACACGCCAGGAGTCCACCGTGGCAAGCACTCCATCAACACATTCATGCTGAAAAGTGCCCTCTCTGTGCTTGACGATACCGACCTGATCCTGCTCATGGTTGATTACCGCGAAACCGGCGGCGAAGAGTTCGACCTTATCCGCCACGAGCTTGCACGCATGCCGAAAGGGCGCAACGTCATCCTGATTATCAATAAAATCGATCTCGCACCGAAAAAAGAGGCAATTTTACTGGCAATAGAACGCCTGAAAGAGACCTATCCGTTTCGCCATATCGTCCCGATCAGTGCCACGACAGGCGAAAACCTGACCGCGCTGATACCGCTGATCATCGAAGCACTCCCGGAAGGGCCGCGGTATTTCCCCGAAGATATGATCACCGACCGCAGCGAACGATTTTTAGTCGCCGAGTTTATTCGCGAAAAAATCTTCCACCTGACGCACGACGAAATTCCGCACTCCGTGGCCGTAACCATTGACAGCTTTACCGAAGAACCGAAAATCGTCAAAATTGAAGCAACTATTCACGTCGAACGTCAGTCGCAAAAAGGGATTATCATCGGCAAAAAAGGAGCCGTCCTGCGCGAAATCGGCACCACCGCACGGATTGACTTGGAAGCACTGCTCGGCGTCAAAATATTCCTGCAACTCTTTGTGCGCGTTTCCGACGACTGGCGCAAACAGCAAAGCAGACTGCGCGAGTTCGGGTACTCCGACCAGAGTCAATGA
- a CDS encoding type II toxin-antitoxin system RelE/ParE family toxin: MIYKTKVFAALSKKEPFSDDDLIGACEELQSGLFDADLGGNVYKKRISKGNRGKSSGYRTIIGAVVGERYFFLYVFAKNKKSNVSIKEQFALKELAKTLFGLDQDSIEQLLNDGELIKVGEL; encoded by the coding sequence TTGATCTACAAGACTAAAGTTTTTGCTGCGCTAAGCAAAAAGGAACCCTTTTCTGATGACGACCTTATTGGTGCATGTGAAGAGTTGCAAAGTGGCCTCTTCGATGCTGATTTGGGTGGTAACGTCTATAAAAAAAGAATTTCTAAAGGCAATAGAGGCAAGAGCAGCGGCTACCGGACTATTATTGGCGCAGTAGTGGGGGAGAGATATTTTTTCCTGTACGTGTTCGCGAAAAACAAAAAGTCAAATGTCAGCATAAAGGAACAATTTGCTTTAAAAGAGCTTGCAAAAACACTCTTTGGACTTGATCAAGATAGCATCGAACAACTTCTCAATGATGGAGAGCTAATAAAGGTAGGTGAATTATGA
- a CDS encoding helix-turn-helix domain-containing protein, protein MSDILKSVHQTAKGLKKSGVIDKETMRKFDSLCLTVVHDFTPEQVRNLRLKYKLSQPVFAQYLNVSDKLVKKWEQGLSKPRGAALKMLSIVEQKGLEVIT, encoded by the coding sequence ATGAGCGATATATTAAAGTCAGTACACCAAACAGCAAAAGGGTTAAAAAAATCTGGTGTAATCGACAAAGAAACCATGCGTAAGTTTGATTCATTGTGCCTGACAGTTGTGCATGACTTTACCCCTGAGCAAGTTCGGAATTTACGGCTTAAATATAAACTATCACAGCCTGTGTTTGCCCAATATCTGAATGTCAGTGACAAGCTGGTAAAAAAATGGGAGCAAGGGCTCAGTAAGCCACGCGGTGCGGCACTGAAGATGCTCTCCATTGTTGAACAAAAAGGCCTTGAGGTGATTACTTAA